The Pontibacter sp. SGAir0037 DNA segment TCCCACCCGAACCACAGACGGATCGGCATAATCGCCGGGCAACACAGGGTTAGTATAGCTGACGCTTTGCCCGGTACTGCTCTCGCCCGAAGCTTCGTCCTGATTTTTAGAACTGTTACTGCTGCAGGAGAAGCCCAGTGCGGCCACCAGGAGAAAAAGTAGCATTTGAATTTTCATAGAATTCTGACGTATTGTTAAAAGATATAAGCTCATTTTTAAATAGTGAATAAAAGACGTTCCACAGCCAGTTGAACACCTCTTATAAATCTTCCTCGCCGGAAGGTACTTTTACAGGTACACCAGTTGGTACCGGCACACCGAAATCAGGAGAGCCGTCTGCCTTCCAGGTATAGGGCTGCAACCTGATATCACGCTCCCAGCCTGGCTTTGTGCTTTTCTTGGCATGATAAATTATCCAGTCTTCGGTGCCATCCGGTGATTTGGCGAAACTACAGTGCCCGACTCCGAAAACCTGATCCGTGCCCTGAAACACCGGGCCGGACTTAATCCAGTTTTTTGCCTGCATCGGATCCTGCAGGGTATCTGTTAAAGCCAACTGCCCCAGCCGATACTCCTTCAGCCACGACTCACGGGTGGAGTAGACAATAAAAACCCTGTCCTTATGCTTCAGCACCTGCGGCCCCTCGTTCAGATCCAGTTCACCGCCTGTTTCCCAGAGTTCTACCGGTGAAGATATCTTCACCCTATTGCTGCTGATGGTCCAGGGGTTCTGCATCCGGGCAATGTACAGGTGCTGCTTCGTTTTATCAGTAGGCGCGTTTTCTTCCCAGCCCGACCAGATGGCATATAACCGGCCATTCAGCTCCAGTGGTGTCAGGTCTATCGCCCACTTGACGGTTGCCGTATCTTGTAAATTATCGCCTGTATACAGCATTCCTCTATCGGTGTAAGGGCCAAAAGGATC contains these protein-coding regions:
- a CDS encoding family 43 glycosylhydrolase, with translation MNPKSLVVPLFYGLLLSACAFSCVGTSQQQAEESKAATEKTFTNPIADGADPWVIRKDGYYYTCGSGRGGIYVSKSKKLTEPGERVVVWKAPESGWNRSNVWAPELHFFGGKWYIYYAAAKKPGGPFIFQRSGVLESVSDDPFGPYTDRGMLYTGDNLQDTATVKWAIDLTPLELNGRLYAIWSGWEENAPTDKTKQHLYIARMQNPWTISSNRVKISSPVELWETGGELDLNEGPQVLKHKDRVFIVYSTRESWLKEYRLGQLALTDTLQDPMQAKNWIKSGPVFQGTDQVFGVGHCSFAKSPDGTEDWIIYHAKKSTKPGWERDIRLQPYTWKADGSPDFGVPVPTGVPVKVPSGEEDL